In Nostoc sp. UHCC 0926, a single genomic region encodes these proteins:
- a CDS encoding DinB family protein has product MLIQHFQMLSRYNSLANCRLYDACSLLSDVELKQTRLAFFKSIYGTLNHIMIGDRIWMGRFTGEEMSSQGLDAILYDEFEELRAARVLEDERITAFIDELDDDFLKGIITYKNNQGKIYRDPVNLLLAHFFNHQTHHRGQIHDMLTQTEIAPPSLDMHRVISA; this is encoded by the coding sequence ATGCTCATTCAACACTTCCAGATGCTCTCACGCTACAATTCTCTGGCAAATTGTCGGTTGTATGATGCTTGTTCACTACTTTCAGATGTAGAACTCAAGCAGACTCGACTAGCATTTTTCAAAAGTATTTATGGGACACTGAATCATATTATGATCGGCGACCGGATTTGGATGGGGCGCTTTACAGGTGAAGAGATGTCATCTCAAGGACTTGATGCTATCCTCTATGATGAATTCGAGGAATTGCGTGCAGCCCGTGTTTTAGAAGATGAGCGGATCACAGCATTTATTGATGAGCTAGATGATGACTTCTTGAAGGGAATAATTACTTATAAAAATAATCAAGGTAAAATTTATCGCGATCCGGTGAATCTGTTGCTAGCACATTTTTTCAACCACCAGACACATCACCGAGGACAAATTCACGATATGCTAACCCAAACGGAAATTGCTCCTCCAAGTCTGGATATGCACAGAGTGATTTCAGCATAA
- a CDS encoding thylakoid membrane photosystem I accumulation factor, translating to MNSTKFLFLHKQITGWRRLLSKCLLLLASLFIISMQPAYAGLNNDLYDGNIFVVYAGNGSLVPPRQTLAQTLAEHKPIFLAFYVDDSSDSKRYAISISRVQEFYGRVAEIMPINVDGIPPKQTYDPTEPGYYYSGTVPQVVVFNKSGQVVLNKKGQVPFEEIDDEFRKIFDLLPRTETAVLKRRAFNEFSSELAR from the coding sequence ATGAATAGCACAAAGTTTCTTTTTTTACATAAACAAATTACTGGCTGGCGAAGGTTGCTGTCCAAATGCTTGTTGTTGCTTGCAAGTCTTTTCATTATAAGTATGCAACCTGCATATGCTGGTCTCAATAATGATTTATATGATGGCAACATCTTTGTCGTTTATGCTGGCAATGGTTCATTGGTTCCTCCCAGACAGACACTTGCACAGACTTTAGCGGAACATAAACCCATATTTTTGGCCTTTTATGTGGATGACAGCAGCGATTCCAAAAGATATGCCATTTCCATTTCACGGGTACAGGAATTCTATGGTCGGGTAGCAGAGATTATGCCTATTAATGTAGATGGTATCCCACCTAAACAGACCTACGACCCTACAGAACCAGGATATTACTATTCTGGGACTGTTCCTCAAGTCGTGGTGTTTAATAAATCAGGTCAGGTAGTTTTGAATAAAAAGGGTCAAGTACCTTTTGAAGAGATAGACGATGAATTTCGCAAAATATTTGATTTATTACCACGCACAGAAACAGCAGTGCTAAAGCGGCGAGCTTTCAATGAGTTCAGTAGTGAGTTAGCTAGATAA
- the bioF gene encoding 8-amino-7-oxononanoate synthase yields the protein MPTDPYAWLEHSLATIHRADWYRSVQTIDSRPGATVVLAGQEVINFASNDYLGLTGDERLMAAATAAIAEFGTGSTGSRLLSGHRELHRGLEEAIAFTKQTEDALVFSSGYLANLGTITALVGKRDLILSDQYNHSSLKNGAILSGAAVVEYPHCDLAVLKTQLNLQRQNYRRCLILTDTVFSMDGDLCPLPALLDLADEFSCMLLVDEAHATGVLGKTGAGCVEHFGCTGKQLIQVGTLSKALGSLGGYVAGSSALIDFLQNRAPTWIYTTGLSPADTAAALAAIKIVQQEPQRRAQLWQNVHYLKNLLQQQLPNLKLLPSESPILCFQLPSATDALKAGKQLRDAGIFAPAIRPPTVPTSRIRISLMATHEAAHIDKLIAVLKDIS from the coding sequence ATGCCTACTGACCCTTATGCCTGGCTAGAACATTCCTTAGCAACAATTCATCGGGCAGACTGGTATCGTTCAGTACAAACAATCGATAGTCGTCCTGGTGCAACGGTGGTTTTAGCTGGCCAAGAGGTAATTAATTTTGCCAGTAATGACTATTTGGGGCTGACTGGGGATGAGCGGTTGATGGCAGCGGCAACTGCTGCGATCGCAGAATTTGGAACTGGTAGTACTGGTTCTAGATTACTTAGTGGACATCGAGAATTGCACAGGGGTTTAGAGGAGGCGATCGCATTTACCAAACAAACAGAAGATGCCTTGGTATTTAGTTCAGGGTATCTAGCCAATTTGGGTACAATTACCGCCCTCGTTGGCAAGCGTGATTTAATTTTATCTGACCAGTACAATCATTCCAGTCTGAAAAATGGGGCGATTCTCAGCGGTGCAGCAGTTGTGGAATATCCGCACTGTGATCTTGCAGTACTAAAAACTCAGTTGAATTTGCAGCGACAAAACTACCGACGTTGTTTGATTCTTACTGATACTGTCTTCAGCATGGATGGCGATTTATGCCCGTTGCCAGCACTGTTGGATCTCGCTGATGAGTTTAGCTGTATGCTGCTAGTTGATGAAGCTCATGCCACTGGGGTACTAGGAAAAACTGGCGCTGGGTGTGTAGAACATTTTGGGTGTACAGGAAAGCAGTTAATTCAAGTTGGCACTTTGAGTAAAGCTTTGGGTAGTTTAGGCGGGTATGTGGCAGGAAGTAGCGCCCTAATTGACTTCTTGCAAAACCGCGCACCCACTTGGATTTACACCACTGGGCTTTCACCTGCTGATACAGCTGCGGCCTTAGCAGCAATCAAGATAGTGCAACAAGAACCGCAACGCCGTGCCCAATTGTGGCAAAATGTACATTACTTGAAAAATTTGCTGCAACAACAGTTACCTAATTTAAAATTGCTGCCTTCGGAATCACCTATATTATGTTTTCAATTGCCCAGTGCGACAGATGCTCTCAAAGCTGGAAAACAGCTAAGAGATGCTGGCATTTTTGCTCCAGCAATTCGTCCTCCCACGGTGCCCACAAGTCGGATCAGAATATCTTTAATGGCAACTCATGAAGCAGCACATATTGACAAATTGATAGCAGTGCTGAAGGATATCTCTTGA
- a CDS encoding type 1 glutamine amidotransferase has translation MSSQKLELTIGWLYPTLMSTYGDRGNVITIERRAQWRGYDVKVLPLDQNATAADIKTVDVIVGGGAQDRQQEIVMRDLQGAKADAMREKIENGTPGVFTCGSPQLLGHYYEPGLGQRIEGLGILDLVSVHPGENTKRCIGNLVIEVTASRLARDLKEMTGSTPYLVGFENHGGRTKLGKVEALGRVVYGLGNNGEDGTEGAFYQNAIATYSHGPLLPKNPFVADWLIQTALRLKYQQAIALQPLDDNLAVQAREAMFKRLKVSLPSVAAARV, from the coding sequence ATGAGTTCCCAAAAATTGGAATTAACAATTGGTTGGCTTTATCCAACGCTGATGAGTACCTATGGCGATCGCGGTAATGTAATTACTATAGAACGTCGCGCCCAGTGGCGAGGATACGATGTTAAAGTGTTACCCCTGGATCAAAATGCCACAGCCGCAGATATTAAAACTGTAGATGTAATAGTTGGTGGTGGCGCACAAGATCGTCAGCAAGAAATTGTCATGCGTGATTTACAAGGCGCAAAAGCTGACGCCATGCGCGAGAAAATCGAAAATGGTACGCCAGGAGTGTTTACTTGTGGTTCGCCCCAGTTGCTGGGACACTATTATGAACCAGGATTAGGACAACGGATTGAAGGTTTGGGAATACTCGATTTAGTTTCCGTGCATCCTGGTGAAAATACTAAGCGCTGTATTGGTAACTTGGTAATTGAAGTCACAGCCTCACGTCTGGCGCGAGATTTAAAAGAGATGACGGGTAGCACACCATATTTGGTAGGCTTTGAAAATCACGGCGGACGTACCAAACTGGGGAAAGTGGAAGCATTGGGGCGAGTGGTGTATGGTTTGGGAAATAATGGTGAAGATGGGACAGAAGGAGCATTTTATCAGAATGCGATCGCAACTTATTCCCACGGCCCTTTGTTACCAAAAAATCCTTTTGTCGCCGATTGGTTAATTCAAACAGCACTGCGGCTAAAGTATCAGCAGGCGATCGCATTGCAACCTTTAGATGATAATCTTGCTGTACAAGCGCGGGAAGCGATGTTTAAGCGGTTGAAAGTAAGTTTACCAAGTGTCGCTGCGGCTAGGGTTTAA
- a CDS encoding Mur ligase family protein, giving the protein MGNKIQFIDRLRLGFAVSVAKSVTFIVRSLRLGAASVLPGSIARRIEPRLLQLLSQQVKNGVILIAGTNGKTTTALLLCTILERKGYRIAHNSTGANLENGLISALLESTTLLGTLNVDYAILEVDENIVPRVLTPLQPRIILCLNLFRDQLDRYGEVDTISKRWTKVISTLPAETVVIPNADDPTLSNLGQQLPQRVLFFGLNEPEHYLEAIPHAVDSIYCPKCGHSLDYKGVYLSHLGDFTCPKCGFSKSKPTLESSEWSQILVGLYNKYNTLAAATAAIELGVDEATIRDTINTFQAAFGRAEDLVINGKRVRILLSKNPVGTNETIRVVTQSTDKTTLLVLNDRTPDGTDVSWIWDVDTEKLVERGGTLVVSGDRVYDLALRLRYSEKSCESRLNLIVEEDLRQAIATALEHTPENETLHILPTYSAMLEVREVLTGRKIL; this is encoded by the coding sequence GTGGGAAACAAAATTCAATTCATAGATAGGCTGCGATTGGGTTTCGCGGTGTCAGTGGCAAAAAGTGTGACGTTTATAGTGCGATCGCTCCGTCTGGGTGCTGCTAGTGTATTACCTGGCTCGATTGCTCGTCGCATTGAACCCCGACTTTTACAATTATTGAGTCAGCAAGTTAAAAACGGGGTGATTTTAATTGCTGGTACTAACGGCAAAACCACTACAGCACTGCTTTTATGCACGATATTAGAACGCAAGGGTTACCGCATCGCTCATAATTCTACAGGTGCAAATCTAGAAAATGGGTTGATAAGTGCGCTGTTGGAAAGCACCACTTTGCTAGGTACACTAAATGTTGATTACGCCATTTTGGAGGTGGATGAAAATATTGTACCAAGAGTATTAACGCCACTCCAACCGCGAATTATTCTCTGTTTAAACTTGTTCCGCGACCAACTCGATAGGTACGGAGAAGTAGACACAATTAGTAAGCGTTGGACAAAAGTTATTTCTACCCTACCAGCAGAAACGGTGGTAATTCCCAATGCTGATGACCCAACTTTATCTAACCTCGGTCAGCAGTTACCTCAACGGGTGTTATTCTTTGGCTTGAATGAACCAGAACATTATTTAGAAGCTATTCCTCACGCTGTTGATTCTATCTATTGTCCCAAATGTGGACATTCCTTAGATTACAAGGGTGTTTATTTGTCTCATTTGGGAGATTTTACTTGTCCCAAGTGTGGTTTTAGTAAAAGTAAACCAACTCTCGAAAGTAGTGAATGGTCGCAAATTCTTGTTGGTTTGTACAACAAATATAATACTTTAGCGGCTGCAACTGCGGCTATTGAGTTAGGAGTTGATGAAGCAACAATTAGAGATACTATTAACACCTTCCAAGCTGCGTTTGGTCGGGCGGAAGATTTAGTAATTAACGGTAAACGGGTGCGGATTCTGTTATCAAAAAATCCTGTAGGAACGAATGAAACCATTCGTGTGGTGACTCAAAGCACAGATAAAACCACACTACTGGTATTGAACGATCGCACGCCCGACGGCACTGATGTATCCTGGATTTGGGACGTGGATACCGAGAAATTAGTCGAACGCGGAGGGACTTTAGTAGTGAGTGGCGATCGCGTCTACGATCTGGCACTACGTCTACGTTACAGTGAGAAGTCCTGTGAGAGTAGGTTAAATTTAATAGTCGAAGAAGATTTGCGACAGGCGATCGCTACTGCATTAGAGCATACACCAGAGAATGAAACTTTGCACATTCTGCCTACCTATTCAGCGATGTTAGAAGTGCGAGAAGTGCTGACGGGTCGAAAAATTCTTTAA
- a CDS encoding type II toxin-antitoxin system VapC family toxin: MQFVLDCSVAISWCLVDENDDYANAILAMMPDSEAFVPGIWSLEIANTLVVAERRNRITQAQSEQAIALLQSLLIQVDRVTDAKALDATLKLARQEALAAYDAAYLELALRLQLPLATLDTRLAEAATRCGVGLVVVNDE, translated from the coding sequence ATGCAGTTTGTTTTGGATTGTTCTGTAGCAATTAGCTGGTGCTTGGTGGATGAAAACGATGATTATGCTAATGCCATACTGGCAATGATGCCAGATTCTGAAGCTTTTGTACCAGGAATTTGGTCGCTGGAGATTGCTAATACCCTTGTTGTGGCTGAACGACGTAACCGCATAACACAGGCACAATCTGAGCAAGCTATTGCTTTGTTACAGTCACTATTAATTCAGGTTGATCGAGTTACAGATGCAAAAGCATTGGATGCAACCTTGAAGCTAGCACGACAGGAAGCTTTAGCAGCTTATGACGCAGCTTATTTAGAATTGGCCTTGCGGTTACAATTGCCGTTAGCAACTCTTGATACTCGGTTAGCAGAGGCGGCGACTCGTTGCGGTGTGGGGTTAGTGGTTGTTAACGACGAATGA
- a CDS encoding PAS domain S-box protein codes for MPHIHYSQLLRYGIVVLIVALTLVPMLILDPWFSMSGTPFLLFFSAVMVSAWYGGLKSGLLATSLSVLLSDYFFLPPAYELSLDLSNFVRIGLFGLQGLLFSILCEVLKTAKKWADGNLQKLKVSEERFRLALSSSDILVFQQDRDLRYQWIHNPQGLDTVEEMLGKSDYELFPALVAEQLKAIKLKVLETGVATREEVYLTIAGEDRYYDLLIEPLRNTDNSIQGITCAGVNITERKQAELETARLHQELQQAIQQKDESLALLNAWVTSSPVALAFLDTELRYVHANEALAAINGVPQSQHIGRTFREVLPEWAAQIEPVFEQVMRTRQSLLNQEMSGETYPPGVYRYALISYYPVCLPDGQLLGVGISSIDITQLKQTEQALRESEAKFRSVVESNMIGIGFWNRDGKITEANDALLNMVGYTREELLAGTIRWQDLTPTEYVPLDKQALTQFQDSPFCTPYEKEYIRKDGSRFPILIGGSHFEGTVDRGAFFILDTTERKQAEETLRYIAQISSVLSTSLDYEQTLQQIAKISVPQLADWCSVDILNEDGSIRRLPIAYADPSKAELARKLQEYVTNYQVASAITRVLQTGQSELISEVSDSLLVATTQNQEHLELVRQLGMKSVMIVPLIAQGRVLGCISFIIAQSDRRYDRSDLTLATDITHRAALAVENARLYRDIHQALVHYAESLSLLDALLGAAPVAVCFLDRELRYIRINQVFAEINGLTIEEHLGRKFGEVLPKMAAELEPLLQQVLDTGEPLLNVEISAETRGQPRRYGYWLGNYYPVNNTMGETVGIGIILAEVTAAKQTEVALRESEERFRAMFNQAAVGITLIGLDGQFLQINPALCEITGYSHEELIQMNFEEITHPDDLEVDSENARRVLAQEISDYSLEKRYIRKDGSIVWVNLTSSAVWDANGLPKYALGIIEDISKRKRVEITQNFLVEASTLLAASLDYEITLESVANLAVPTLADWCIVDVFQEDWSSKQIAIAIADPTKQNTLNEIQRRYPPQTRAKQLVQRLQLGISVFYPELSQSHLVQMAEDDEHLQLLRSLGIHSLMVIPVRSRGQLFGAISFFTAESGRHYQQTDLALAEDIARRAATAIDNARLYQETQQAKQAAERSVNRTLLLQRITAALSEALTPQQVADVIVNQGIAALKATAGSVVLLTEGGTTLKVVQAIGYSQSLIDAWTNFPITALNQIAETVRTRQPIFLENLAAMIAKYPNLADAVALTGNNACASIPLIAEGKVIGGLGLSFTNEQIFNQEDRGFMLTLGQQCAQAIARAQLYEAEKTARAQAETANRIKDEFLAVLSHELRTPLNPILGWAKLLRTRKFDEASTIRALETIERNALLQTQLIGDLLDVSRILQGKVNLNLYAVDLRVPIAAALETVRLAAEAKSIEIQTVLSDDIGKVLGDGDRLQQVMWNLLSNAVKFTPTEGRVEVRLEQVGSEAQIQVIDTGKGIILEFLPYVFDYFRQADAKTTRIFGGLGLGLAIVRHLVELHGGTVQAESLGEGQGATFTIRLPLLKNSELRVSSAEASQPELSTEDTLLAGVQILLVDDQADVREFFSFALEQYGATVTAVESAAQALETLAQSKPDILLSDIGMPLMDGYMLLREVRKLPPELGGQIPAIALTAYAGEINYNQAMAAGFQKHLPKPVEVGDLATAIVSLIGQNQP; via the coding sequence ATGCCCCATATTCATTATTCCCAGTTACTGCGTTATGGCATTGTTGTATTAATTGTTGCACTTACATTAGTGCCAATGTTGATACTAGACCCTTGGTTCAGCATGAGTGGAACTCCTTTCTTGCTGTTTTTTAGCGCTGTAATGGTGAGTGCTTGGTATGGTGGTTTGAAGTCAGGGCTGTTAGCAACTTCCTTGTCTGTGTTACTGAGCGATTACTTCTTTCTCCCCCCAGCTTATGAATTGAGTTTGGACTTATCCAATTTTGTGCGAATTGGGTTGTTTGGATTACAAGGATTACTATTTAGCATCTTATGTGAGGTATTAAAGACTGCTAAAAAATGGGCTGATGGAAATCTTCAAAAGCTGAAAGTTAGTGAGGAGCGATTTCGATTAGCGTTGAGCAGTTCAGATATCCTGGTCTTTCAACAGGATCGCGATTTGCGATATCAGTGGATTCATAATCCTCAAGGTCTAGACACTGTTGAGGAAATGTTAGGTAAGTCTGATTATGAATTATTTCCAGCTTTAGTAGCAGAGCAATTGAAGGCAATTAAGCTGAAGGTACTAGAGACTGGTGTTGCAACCCGTGAAGAGGTTTATCTGACAATTGCTGGAGAAGATCGCTACTATGATTTGCTGATTGAACCGCTAAGAAATACAGACAATAGCATTCAGGGTATTACCTGTGCAGGTGTGAATATTACTGAGCGCAAACAGGCAGAACTAGAAACTGCCAGGTTGCATCAGGAACTTCAGCAAGCTATTCAGCAAAAAGACGAATCTCTGGCGTTGCTTAATGCTTGGGTTACTAGTTCACCAGTGGCGCTGGCTTTTCTGGATACTGAACTTCGCTATGTTCATGCTAATGAAGCGCTAGCCGCCATTAACGGTGTACCGCAAAGTCAACATATTGGTCGTACCTTTAGGGAAGTACTACCGGAATGGGCAGCGCAAATTGAGCCTGTTTTTGAGCAAGTGATGAGAACTAGGCAATCCTTGCTTAACCAGGAAATGAGCGGTGAAACTTATCCGCCTGGGGTGTATCGTTATGCTCTTATCAGCTACTATCCAGTCTGTTTGCCGGATGGGCAGTTGTTGGGAGTAGGCATTAGTTCAATTGATATTACTCAACTCAAACAAACTGAGCAAGCACTGCGGGAGAGCGAAGCGAAGTTTCGCAGCGTGGTTGAGTCAAATATGATTGGTATTGGTTTCTGGAATAGAGACGGCAAGATTACGGAAGCTAACGATGCCTTGCTGAATATGGTGGGTTATACCCGTGAAGAATTACTTGCCGGAACAATTCGCTGGCAAGACCTAACTCCTACAGAGTACGTGCCACTTGATAAGCAAGCACTGACTCAATTTCAAGACAGCCCCTTTTGCACACCCTATGAAAAAGAATATATCCGTAAAGACGGTTCACGCTTCCCGATTTTGATAGGTGGTAGCCATTTTGAAGGGACTGTAGATCGAGGAGCTTTTTTTATTCTTGATACTACAGAGCGCAAGCAGGCTGAGGAAACACTCCGCTATATCGCCCAAATTAGTAGTGTACTCTCTACTTCGCTAGATTATGAACAAACATTACAACAGATTGCCAAAATTTCAGTTCCCCAGCTAGCTGATTGGTGTAGTGTTGACATTTTAAATGAAGATGGTTCGATTCGCCGCCTACCTATTGCTTATGCAGACCCATCTAAAGCGGAGTTAGCGCGTAAACTTCAGGAGTATGTGACAAATTATCAGGTTGCAAGTGCAATTACTAGAGTACTACAAACCGGGCAAAGCGAATTAATCTCAGAGGTATCTGACTCGCTATTAGTGGCAACTACTCAGAATCAGGAACACTTAGAACTTGTTCGGCAATTGGGGATGAAGTCTGTGATGATTGTGCCGTTAATCGCACAAGGGCGAGTCCTTGGCTGCATCAGCTTTATCATCGCTCAATCAGACCGTCGCTACGATCGCTCTGATTTAACTTTAGCAACAGATATTACCCATCGTGCTGCCTTAGCAGTGGAAAATGCGCGACTTTATCGAGATATCCACCAGGCTTTAGTCCATTATGCCGAATCTCTATCTCTTCTAGATGCGCTCTTAGGAGCTGCTCCGGTTGCAGTATGCTTTTTGGATCGGGAACTGCGATATATCCGAATTAATCAAGTTTTTGCTGAGATTAACGGTTTGACCATAGAAGAACATCTAGGACGCAAATTTGGGGAAGTGTTGCCAAAGATGGCGGCTGAGTTGGAGCCACTGTTACAGCAGGTGTTGGATACTGGAGAACCTCTGCTGAATGTAGAAATTAGCGCTGAGACAAGGGGACAACCTAGAAGGTACGGCTACTGGCTGGGCAACTATTACCCGGTCAACAACACAATGGGCGAAACGGTAGGAATTGGAATTATTCTGGCAGAAGTGACAGCAGCAAAGCAAACAGAAGTTGCTTTGCGGGAAAGCGAAGAAAGGTTCCGGGCAATGTTTAACCAGGCAGCTGTGGGCATTACTCTAATAGGATTGGATGGACAATTTCTGCAAATTAATCCTGCTCTGTGCGAAATTACTGGGTATAGCCATGAAGAGTTAATTCAAATGAACTTTGAGGAAATTACCCACCCTGACGACTTAGAAGTTGATTCGGAGAATGCTCGGCGAGTTTTGGCACAAGAAATTAGTGATTATTCCCTAGAGAAGCGCTACATCCGCAAAGATGGTTCCATTGTTTGGGTAAACCTAACTTCATCAGCAGTTTGGGATGCTAATGGACTTCCAAAGTATGCATTAGGCATTATTGAAGATATTAGTAAACGCAAACGAGTTGAAATTACACAAAACTTTTTAGTTGAAGCCAGCACCTTACTAGCTGCCTCATTGGATTATGAAATCACCTTGGAAAGTGTGGCTAATCTAGCAGTTCCTACCCTAGCTGACTGGTGTATTGTAGATGTTTTCCAGGAAGATTGGTCAAGTAAACAAATTGCGATCGCAATTGCCGATCCCACAAAACAAAATACTTTAAACGAAATCCAACGGCGTTATCCACCCCAAACCAGAGCAAAACAGCTTGTGCAGCGCCTACAGTTGGGAATATCTGTTTTTTATCCGGAATTATCTCAGTCTCATCTTGTCCAGATGGCTGAAGACGATGAACATCTGCAATTGCTGCGAAGTCTGGGTATTCATTCTCTAATGGTGATTCCAGTTCGTTCCCGTGGGCAATTATTTGGAGCAATTTCTTTTTTTACAGCCGAATCAGGTCGGCACTACCAACAAACAGACTTGGCTTTAGCAGAGGATATTGCTCGTCGGGCGGCGACAGCCATCGACAACGCCAGACTCTACCAGGAAACTCAACAGGCAAAACAGGCAGCTGAACGGTCTGTCAATCGCACGCTACTTTTACAAAGAATAACTGCTGCCCTCTCGGAAGCGCTAACTCCCCAACAGGTGGCTGATGTGATCGTAAACCAAGGGATTGCCGCCTTGAAAGCCACTGCTGGTTCTGTTGTCTTACTTACTGAGGGAGGTACTACCCTGAAGGTTGTGCAAGCAATTGGCTATTCACAATCACTCATAGATGCCTGGACAAATTTTCCGATCACTGCACTTAACCAAATAGCGGAAACAGTCAGAACTAGGCAGCCGATTTTTTTAGAAAATTTAGCAGCCATGATTGCTAAATATCCCAACTTAGCAGATGCTGTGGCTCTCACAGGGAATAATGCCTGCGCTTCCATTCCCTTGATAGCAGAAGGCAAAGTAATTGGGGGACTGGGATTAAGCTTTACCAATGAACAAATATTTAATCAAGAAGACCGGGGATTTATGTTGACACTGGGACAGCAGTGTGCCCAAGCGATCGCTCGCGCTCAACTTTACGAAGCTGAAAAGACTGCAAGGGCACAAGCCGAGACAGCCAACCGAATTAAGGATGAATTCCTCGCTGTCCTTTCCCATGAACTCCGAACTCCTCTGAATCCTATTTTAGGGTGGGCAAAGTTACTCAGAACCCGCAAGTTTGACGAAGCCAGTACAATCCGGGCATTGGAAACAATCGAGCGCAATGCCCTGTTACAAACCCAATTAATTGGAGATTTACTTGATGTTTCGCGGATTTTACAAGGTAAAGTCAATCTAAATCTTTACGCAGTGGATTTGAGAGTACCGATCGCAGCTGCACTAGAAACGGTGCGTTTAGCAGCAGAAGCCAAGTCAATTGAAATTCAAACAGTGCTGAGTGATGATATCGGCAAAGTTCTGGGCGATGGCGATCGCTTACAACAAGTGATGTGGAATCTCCTCTCCAATGCCGTTAAATTCACACCCACAGAAGGACGAGTAGAAGTGCGTTTAGAGCAAGTTGGGTCAGAAGCTCAAATTCAGGTGATTGATACAGGTAAGGGAATCATCCTAGAATTTTTGCCTTACGTATTTGACTACTTCCGACAAGCAGATGCCAAGACAACCAGGATATTTGGCGGACTGGGATTGGGACTGGCAATTGTGCGTCATTTAGTAGAACTTCACGGTGGTACAGTTCAGGCAGAGAGTCTGGGAGAAGGACAAGGGGCTACCTTTACAATCAGACTACCTTTGCTCAAAAATTCTGAGTTGCGAGTCAGCAGTGCTGAGGCTTCTCAACCAGAACTCAGTACTGAGGACACATTACTTGCTGGAGTGCAAATCCTGCTGGTGGACGATCAAGCTGATGTGCGAGAGTTTTTTAGCTTTGCGCTAGAACAATATGGAGCAACTGTAACAGCAGTTGAATCAGCCGCCCAAGCCCTGGAAACATTAGCCCAATCAAAGCCAGATATCCTGTTAAGCGATATTGGAATGCCCTTGATGGATGGCTATATGTTGCTGCGCGAGGTGAGAAAATTACCGCCAGAGCTAGGGGGGCAAATTCCGGCGATCGCTTTGACTGCTTATGCTGGAGAAATTAACTACAATCAAGCAATGGCAGCAGGATTTCAAAAACACCTACCTAAACCCGTCGAAGTAGGGGATTTAGCTACAGCGATCGTCAGTCTCATCGGGCAAAATCAACCTTGA